Proteins from a genomic interval of Brachybacterium vulturis:
- the trmB gene encoding tRNA (guanosine(46)-N7)-methyltransferase TrmB, with protein MTSDPRSHDAAPAPAPEDEAETGKGRNTHREVVSFVRRGERLTQGRQNAWDRLSPAYVIDPPRGHRDTLPAAGTRLDLAEVFGRRAEVVVEVGSGTGENIVAAALAHPERDHLGVEVYLPGLAQTLSRVERSGSPQNLRMLPLDAQRALPALLPEGSIDQLWVYFADPWPKQRHHKRRLLNPPFLDAVLPLLADGATFRLATDWAQYAHHMRSQLDVRPELALLHPDGPRPEGRSSDAIPPNIATTGWAPRFEGRVKTGFESKGRAAGRLIWDLAYTRVPRHPGPDGASDIEGPTDP; from the coding sequence ATGACCTCGGACCCGCGCTCGCACGACGCTGCCCCGGCTCCCGCCCCGGAGGACGAGGCGGAGACCGGCAAGGGGCGGAACACGCATCGGGAGGTGGTCTCCTTCGTCCGGCGGGGGGAGCGGCTCACGCAGGGCAGGCAGAACGCCTGGGATCGCCTCTCCCCCGCCTATGTGATCGACCCGCCGCGGGGGCACCGCGACACCCTGCCCGCCGCGGGCACCCGACTGGACCTCGCGGAGGTCTTCGGCCGACGCGCCGAGGTCGTGGTCGAGGTGGGCAGCGGCACCGGCGAGAACATCGTCGCGGCCGCCCTCGCCCACCCCGAGCGCGATCATCTCGGCGTCGAGGTGTACCTGCCCGGGCTCGCACAGACCCTCAGCCGGGTGGAGCGGTCCGGGAGCCCGCAGAATCTCCGCATGCTGCCGCTGGACGCGCAGCGGGCGCTGCCGGCCCTGCTGCCCGAGGGCTCGATCGACCAGCTGTGGGTGTACTTCGCCGACCCCTGGCCCAAGCAGCGACACCACAAGCGCCGGTTGCTCAACCCGCCGTTCCTGGACGCGGTGCTGCCACTGCTGGCCGACGGCGCCACGTTCCGCCTGGCCACCGACTGGGCGCAGTACGCCCATCACATGCGCTCGCAGCTGGACGTGCGCCCCGAGCTCGCTCTGCTGCACCCGGACGGTCCGCGCCCGGAGGGTCGCTCCTCGGACGCGATCCCGCCGAACATCGCGACCACCGGCTGGGCCCCGCGATTCGAGGGTCGTGTGAAGACCGGCTTCGAGAGCAAGGGTCGTGCCGCAGGACGCCTAATATGGGATCTCGCGTACACCCGGGTGCCTCGGCACCCGGGACCGGACGGCGCCTCGGACATCGAGGGGCCGACGGACCCGTGA